Within the Osmerus mordax isolate fOsmMor3 chromosome 6, fOsmMor3.pri, whole genome shotgun sequence genome, the region AACACACAGCGACCATCGGTAAGGCAGCTGGTGAAGTTCACGCTCTGTACGACACACGATGCAAACACAGCTGCTCTCAATATCTGTTAGATTCACCTCACCATGGTGACATAAAGGTGCACTTGTTCGTGTAAAACGCCGATGATTTTACATTTCACTTGACGTTTATGTAACAGCCGTGTTGTTGTTGATTGCGGTACTGTCACTCTATTCACATCGCGGAGTGAAATCGCTCAGCATTCTTCTTCTCGTTATTCCCTTAAAGAGCGCACCCCTCGTATGAACAACGCTCAGCTGGCGACCGGAGGCACCCTCCTGTCCAgcaaacacaacaacaccaaGAGCCAGCCTGCTTTCCATCACTCGCTCCACAACCTGGCTCAGCTGCCCCCGTCCTACGAGAGCGCCACCAAGCCCGAGCTCAACAGATACTCCTCGCTGAAGCGTCTGGGTGAGTCTCCCCCGCCCCTTCGCCCATCACAAACCAACTCAAGGCAATGGAGTCAGAtgactgagcggtgagggaatcgggctagtaatctgaaggttgccagtacgattcccggccgtgccaaatgacgttgtgtccttgggcaaggcacttcaccctacttgcctcggggggaatgtccctttacttactgtaagtcgctctggataagagcgtctgctaaatgactaaatgtaaatgccttAATCATAAGCTATGCGACTAATGCCTATAACGGTTCCTTTTGATTCCAGAGAAAGGTGGACTCGACGAGTATTCCTCCGGCTACTGCACCACCAAGCGTCgcccccacacagcccagcccgcCCTCCAGTCATCCCAGCACCACCTTCACTGGGGCGGAGATTACACCCTGAGTGGAAGGGGCACCCTCCCCCGCCATGCTGCTCGTCCCTGGATCCAGCCCACCGGCATGCCCacctccccaacccccaacccctACCCCCTGGACCCCCCGGAGCCCCAGTACAACCCCAACTATGAGACCCTCTCCAAGAGAAAGGTCAAGTCCCAGGATCAGCTCCTGAACATGGGCGACGTCCCTGGCAACACAGGGACCCTCTCCAGGCTCTCCAAAAACCAACAGCACCAGTACTACAAAGCTATGGCTGCCGCCAACAAGAACTCCAACACGCAAACCTTGACGCGCAAGACCCAAGATAGAATGCTCATGTCCCCGGAGCAtctagaggagaggatgggagtggtcggggggatgggggtcggggggatgggggtcggggggatgggggtcggggggatgggggctggaggcatgGGAGGGGTGACGGATCCGTATGCCCATGGAGGAGGTGGCATGGTGCCCACGCTGCCCCGGCTCACCCCCCAGCAGAAGGCTCAGTCTCAGCAGAATGTGTGTGCCACTCCCTCTCTCGACAGGCACCACATGATCAAGATGAACTCTCACCCCACGTCCGGCAGGGAGCAAGAGAGGAGCACGGGCATGACGGGGCACATGAGCGGGGGCATGGGCTGGGCGGGAGAGGCACCGGGCACGGGGGTCGTCATGGGAACAGGGACGTTAACAGGGACGTTAGGGGGGCACAGGGACAGGAGGATGGCTTTCGCTTCGAAGAGGCAGAACACTATTGAGCAGTTACACTTTATACCAGGAGGGGGCggcggagggggtggggggagtgggagtgggagtggtaGTCAGGGGATCAGAACAGGGAGTAAGAATGAGGTGACAGTGTGAGGTGTGCTGCCAGATGTCGAATTTGCCCTTGACCACAGATCCAGGAACGGATTTCCATGTCCCAATCCTACCATCAACCAGTCGGAgattttgaatgtttttttcttatttgtcTCACTGTATCCGTGGTTAGGGGCAAATTCGACCTGATTAGTAGAAAAGGGGGCATTTAGTCTAGTGTTCAGGGAGTACAGCCAATACGAATTAGGTGTTTACTGAGAGTCAAAAGAAACTGTAAATATGAGACATAAAGTATAAAAGTTAAAAAATCAACAAGCAAACATAATTTTGCTGTTTAGAGTAGTTTAGCGGTATGGACTATTCCTGCCATTTTATATATGTGATATATCAGCCATATTTCGTACCAGAATTTGCCATATTGCCGTATACATTGGTGCCATAATTGATAACGAAAAGAAGGATCTAAAAGGTAACAGGACCGACTAACAAAACTGGTTTTGGTCTAgtccttgttttttttatagtaCATGTTTCAGAAAATCTACTTTGGAGCCATATTAGATAGGGAACAAGAAGAGAATTAACCACAATATAAATGAAAGCAAAAAGAGGAAATGGCAGTGACTCGAAGGAACAAGGCATGCTTGCAGAATGTCGTATTGATGCCACTGTTAGGTATCCAGCATTGGACCCTCCACATTTTCAAACGTCTACCTAAATCGTTGCCAATGACGATTCAcagcacagacacccccccccccccccccatggaggGCTTAATGATGCAGCTGAGATGGCATGGAGGCAGGCTGATCGAGGCAGGGTGACACACAGGGTGGCATCTAAACCAGCCTCATCCTGACACAGGAAAGCAAAGCTGCTGTTTGGCACTTCCTACCAAGTGAAAAGAATGAATGAACTCTAGGAGGTGGGCGCTGCTCAGAGAGTTTCGTTCTCTGACAACAGGGCTTTAACAAGCCTGACACCATCACCAGGTGAAGCTCATTCTCAGAGGAACCCCAACAGCCAATCATCTGCTCAGGATGCTAAGCTGTCCCTATGTCCTCACATCCTTTggaaggagggggcgggggggggggggggagttgcctCTAGACTGTCTATGACCACTATGGGTTTGTGAGGGAAAGCTGATCTTAGATTTGTGCCAAAGGGCAATTTCTTCCTCAAGCTCTCCTACCCCAACTGAAAATCAGGACTTTATtgtaaaaacacatttctttttcattGA harbors:
- the LOC136944887 gene encoding protein shisa-7, yielding MTPTNNLSILAVSFLSLLTAPLLSTVGISPPLTTASLNGESHDRPQTAPSPPLLLLAIHANLRAASPQGKAPRKLLGAQERALETPLRPLAQVMFPKNVTAEGALAPPLGAAQVAPPPRKLMKVDACRGYYDVMGQFDNPFNCSKDTFVYCCGTCHYRFCCPDQNQRLEQGSCKNYDSPDWAKTQAPGLSNSDDDEGSDPGFDPLKQQSHNTGFVIGGVVVFMVAVAVGIKVVFNKVQQEAHNRELNMPRALVDMLRHQSSPVQQDERNNSVALASGDGQGTLGRPPKNLYAPGPPCKDNRLGNLQHNFIHSSGSSPKHTATIERTPRMNNAQLATGGTLLSSKHNNTKSQPAFHHSLHNLAQLPPSYESATKPELNRYSSLKRLEKGGLDEYSSGYCTTKRRPHTAQPALQSSQHHLHWGGDYTLSGRGTLPRHAARPWIQPTGMPTSPTPNPYPLDPPEPQYNPNYETLSKRKVKSQDQLLNMGDVPGNTGTLSRLSKNQQHQYYKAMAAANKNSNTQTLTRKTQDRMLMSPEHLEERMGVVGGMGVGGMGVGGMGVGGMGAGGMGGVTDPYAHGGGGMVPTLPRLTPQQKAQSQQNVCATPSLDRHHMIKMNSHPTSGREQERSTGMTGHMSGGMGWAGEAPGTGVVMGTGTLTGTLGGHRDRRMAFASKRQNTIEQLHFIPGGGGGGGGGSGSGSGSQGIRTGSKNEVTV